The DNA segment GGAGCAGGACCTGTTGAACCTGTTGATCTGATTGAAACCGCGCTTGTTTACGAACGTGTCTATCGCCCATCCCCTCTTCGAGGCCTTGCGCTTCATCTCGTCGAGAGCGGGCTCGACCACGTCTTTCCACAGCTTGTTTACCCTGATAAAGGCGCTCCGGTCGAACGTCAGGACGGCCGCCCTGTGTATATAATTCCTGACCGTATCGTTGACGAGCCTCTCCGTCTCTTTGAGCGTATCGCCCGTTATCCTGAGGTTCGGAAGCTCCGGGCAGGAAACTGTATAACCGGTTTCTGTTTTCGTGAAGATCGCTAGATATTTACCGCAGATTAGTTTGGCTTTGATTGTAATAGGGTACACTGATCCGGGACCGATAGCAAAGGCTCGGCCGAAATAACGGACGTGACAGCCGAGTCCCGGACCGCTTAGCCTGGGTCGGAATCATAATATGTACTACAATCTGACACCGGCCGGGTGGCGCGTCCAGGCCGTATAAACATTCTCCAGTATTTACCGCTTAGTTGGAACGCCGCCGGGACTGGCATAACGCTTGCTTTCTAATTATCATTATCGAGCGGAAAAGCCGTTCGTAATACGAATTCCAAGGGGAGGTGACCAAGATGAGTCTCGGGCATATTTGCAGGAAAGACGTCGTGACGGTGAAGCCGGGCACGACCGTGAGCGAGGTGACGAGGATAATGGAAGACAAGAACATAGGGAGCGTCATCGTCGTCGGAGAGAACGACAAGTTCGGCATCGTGACCGACAGGGACATTGCGCTCCGTGTAGTCAACAGGTGTCTCGACCCCGCGAGGACGCCCGTCGACGACATAATGACGCAGGACCTCGTGCTCACTCTGAGAGAGGACATGGGACTCCTAGAAGCGCTCGAACAGATAAGGAAGAGCGCGGTGAGGAGGTTCCCTGTCGTGGACGTGGACGGCA comes from the Thermodesulfobacteriota bacterium genome and includes:
- a CDS encoding CBS domain-containing protein, which translates into the protein MSLGHICRKDVVTVKPGTTVSEVTRIMEDKNIGSVIVVGENDKFGIVTDRDIALRVVNRCLDPARTPVDDIMTQDLVLTLREDMGLLEALEQIRKSAVRRFPVVDVDGRLKGIITLDDIIRLLGREIADVAEVIENEGPVF